One window from the genome of Salvia splendens isolate huo1 chromosome 9, SspV2, whole genome shotgun sequence encodes:
- the LOC121747302 gene encoding dirigent protein 22-like has translation MEKTKTPLLLIISCLLTATATAAHSENICQGKENLLKFNVYVQDIRGGPSPTVYTVAEASITANSPTSFGVIHVVDNLVTAGPDINSAAVGRAQGLATFADLHTVAASENINFVFTAGEFNGSTISTTGRNPVTNLERELTVVGGTGAFRFARGYAITSTYSDDTAADSSVLQYTFYVARYAGASRDSV, from the coding sequence ATGGAGAAAACAAAAACACCACTCTTGTTGATAATTTCCTGCCTACTAACCGCCACGGCCACCGCAGCCCACTCCGAGAACATCTGTCAGGGAAAGGAGAACCTTCTGAAGTTTAACGTGTACGTCCAAGACATCCGCGGCGGCCCTAGCCCTACCGTCTACACGGTGGCCGAAGCTTCCATCACCGCTAACTCCCCGACCAGCTTCGGCGTGATCCACGTCGTCGATAACCTGGTCACCGCGGGGCCGGACATCAATTCGGCGGCGGTCGGGCGGGCCCAGGGTCTGGCGACCTTCGCGGATCTTCACACGGTGGCGGCCTCCGAGAACATCAACTTCGTGTTCACGGCTGGGGAGTTCAACGGCAGCACGATCAGCACGACTGGCCGGAATCCCGTGACAAATTTGGAGAGGGAGCTGACGGTGGTCGGAGGCACCGGTGCATTCCGATTTGCGCGGGGCTATGCCATCACAAGCACCTACTCGGACGATACCGCCGCCGATTCTAGTGTGTTGCAGTACACATTTTACGTGGCACGCTACGCCGGTGCATCACGCGACAGCGTGTAA